The genome window TATAatcaatacaataataataaaaattcatttttatggaaAACGGCACACCTTTAGAGGCAATACTGGGCCTTGAGGGAATAAGATGTACGATTTCATATGATAGGAAAACAGATAGCAACACTAAAAATATGAACCAACAGCAGCAGATTTGCGTTGCCACCTGTTGCCATTCTAGCAACAGAATAATGATAATCCCTCACTGGTCATCTTTTTGGAACTCAACTACctgctttttccatttcattatcATTTGTCTATTTTTGTTATATGATCACATGTATTCGTAAAATAGAAGTTTTGTCTGAATAATGGACTAGTAAACATACAAGTGGACTTCTAACTAGTATTGCTGGAATGTGGCACTTCTAACGTGATTTAGAAAACGATACATTGCTGCCCTCTATTGGTTATTGATGAAGTTACACTTGGCAATCCTGACCAGAAATtgaccattgatttttttttttctgataattATAAAGTGAATATTATGTTTTATTTCAGCACACTATATCTAaagttatctttttttaataacccaGTTTGCGTTTAATTTCAAGTTAGTCACGCAAACTCATCGTCCAATCATAAACGTTTACGAACTTCCTCAGTATTGCTAGAATTTCAACCAATCACCGTCGTTGTTCTACGTCGCTTTGTCCAATGATTTGGCGTTTTGTTTATATGACCGGCGGAAAAACATAGACGAtgagaatattttgtttttaagtcgTATAATCAACAGCTGTCGGAATAATTTTAACCTTTCATCTCTGGGTATttacagctttaaaaaaaactaataaaaaataattgtcaaCATAGAGGCAGGAAAAATAACTGGATCCCGCGTCCGTTTTGACGAAACATTGGCTTCCCTCCCGTTCAGTCCGATCGCTTTTCGACCGGCCCTCGGCTCACCTGGCTGGGGTACAAATAGAAAGAGTGGCGTGGAAAGAATGGATAACTTACCCCAGAATTGTCATGGCGGTTGTAACGGCGTGGCGATACACTAGCGGCCGTCTCTTCGGGGGATGGGGCCCGCTCGTGTGCGTCCTCCTGGTCACCCTGGTGGCCCTGGTGACACCCCCGGTCGGCGTGGAGGAGCGCTGCCTTGGCGCCCTGAATGCCATCGCACAGCTTCGCTGCCAGCTATGGGGGGGCTCACAACAGCCCACCGGCGTACAGATCACCGGCCTGACTGTCCCGATCCCAGACTTCGACCTGCTTCCTCATAAGGCCAAGCCCAGCCAAGGTATtcgctattttatttattgggaGTTTAACTCGTTCACTCCAAGCCATATTAGTATTGTGTCCTACGGCTATGCCCAGAATTCACCAAAGTAACGTTTAGATAAGCATCTCTCATAATTAAAGCACTGTTTCCACTCCTTTTGTTCTcatcaacataaaaaataagtggTTTGGAGTTAATTGTTTGGTAGTCAATGAGTTAAGTGCAGGGGTGGTCAATCCGGtgcgctgtgggtgcaggtttttgttccaacccatccaaCACACAGgataaccaattagatttctgctgaaacaagaagcacctgactgcaatccactgattatgtatctaacataccagattggtggaaaggttgcCTCTTATGGGTTGAAACCAAAATTGCACCCActatggccctttgtggaatagtttgagttAAGGTGTTTCACAGCCTATTCATTAGCCttactttgcaaaaaaaatatgaagtggATTGCATTTACACTCCATGTATTATTTCTGATGTCATTCCTTTCCACTGTTGTGATTTAGAGATGGTTTTTGAAGCCAGAGCAGCACTACAACAAGCTCAGGAGATGAAAAAATACGGCAAGACGGAGAAAGCCCACAAGCTGCTGGTGCACGCGCTCAGTCTGAACCCAGACTCTGTGGATGCCCTGACTGAACTGGGGACTATTTTAGAAGAGGAGAAGGACGTGGTGCAGGCCGACCACCTGTACACCAAGGCTTTGGCTATCTCGCCTTGCAATAAGAGGGCACTGGTGAGCCGAGACCGCACCCTGCCGCTGGTAGAGGAGATTGACCAGCGTCACTTTGGCATCATCGACGGCAAGGTGCGGAGGCTCATGTCCATCCCCAAAGGCAACTCTGCGCTACGCCGTGTGATGGAGGAGACCTACTACCACCACATCTACCACACGGTGGCCATAGAGGGCAACACCCTGACTTTATCCGAGATCCGTCACATCATCGAGACGCGCTACGCCGTCCCCGGCAAGAGTTTGCAAGAGCAGAACGAGGCCATCGGCGTGGACGCGGCCATGAAGTACATCAACAACACGCTGTTGTCCAGATCGGGAACCATCGGCGTGGGCGATATCCTGGAGATCCACAGGCGTGTGCTGGGTTACGTGGACCCGGTGGAGGGCGGGCGCCTGCGTGTCAACCAGGTGTTTGTGGGCCATCACATCCCGCCGCATCCCCAGGACCTGCAGCGGCACATGCAGGAGCTGGTTCAGTGGCTCAATTCGGACGAGGCCCTGCAGCTGCACCCGGTCGAGTACGCCGCTCTGGCTCACTACAAACTGGTTTACGTGCACCCCTTCGTAGACGGCAATGGGCGCACGTCGCGGCTCTTGATGAACCTCGTGCTCCTGCAAGCGCGATACCCGCCCATCACCATCCGCAAAGAACAGAGGGCAGAGTACTACGCGGCTCTTGACACGGCCAATGAGGGAGACGTGCGTCCCTTCATTCGATTCATTGCCAAATGCACAGAGATGACACTGGACACTTTGTTGATCTCCACTACGGAGCATCCGGTCGGATTGCCAGGGACCAGGACGGACCACACGGGTGAACGACAAACTATCGCCGTTCACAACTGAGCCGACAATATTAGAGCAATGTTTGTCAGTATTTAACCTGCTGTCATTTCACTCTTTGACTGCTGTTGACGTGGAAAAGTCACCGCCAACTTTCAAAATGGGCTGCATGTCCACCGTTGTAGCCAATGAATTAAGTAGGAACTCTCGTAAGTGTTTTATCTGGAAAATAATCAGAGGTTGCAGTGAGACGTATTGGACACATCCTTTGAGAAGCATGTAACGCACTTTCATTACGGTATTTATTTAATGCAAATAAAAGTGATACAACGCTCAGCATGTGTCAAGTTTAAATGCACCAAGAAATACCACAGTATCGACCTAAGGtcggtattttttattttatgacttttcaaCTTTCAAAACACAGGACATGACTATCAAATCACATACTAACCACAACCTTTTGACGAATTTAAACACTGACATTGTATTTACAATCTATAAAACAGAATGAACAAAATGTATATCATTTATCAGGCCACAGCGGTGAGAAATTTATATAGCTTGTATTCCATAACGGGAATGTTAAAAATTGACTTATATGAAGAGAAGGTTGATGACCTTAcacaaatgtaatgtacatcttaAATTCTTCTGGGGTGGGAGCTAATTTCACTGTTAATTACATTACCAGACTTGAGACAGTCATCCAGTTATTTTATTATTCCTttgaaatgatgacattttacGTAGAACCAAAATCTCCCTGGCATGAGGGACTCGCACAAGTGTTGTACTGTGggaatttttttcctcccacatttctgGTACTAGACAACTAAAAGGTACAATAGTATCGGTGTAGCATGATCGGGTTCGTAAACACTCAACGTTTTATTCATACACGGTCGTTAATCCGTGTTGCATTGCAATAAGAAAAGGTTGAAGTTGGGGACGTCTACAATTttacaaacaatgtatttacaCATCTATTTTACACGtattgaataaaaaacaaagagaGACGGAAGGAGAAGTAAAAATGACAAGGGCGAAAGGGTCTGCTGAGGGCAGCGGCTCTGCAGTTAAGGCAATCTCGCAGAATCAAAGATGAGATGGCTGACAATTGCAGAAAGTCAAAGTCGCACATATCTTATTGGGAAAGAATGGCGCGATGGCTCCCGGGGCGTAACCATCCTTTCACTTCTTAAGAAGCATCTTAGCAAAGTCTGCATTGGATAAAGGCTTTGCACTTTCGTGGCTTTCACCGCACGCAGTCCCGTTCTCCACTTTGCTCGCCGGCCCACTTTGGCGATTCAGAGAACGAGGGAGCAATGACAACTGTGTGCGTCCTCTCCCTCTCCTATGAAAACAAAGGGTTTTACGACTTAGGTGAGAAAAGCCATAAGCTCTCACTGGAGCATTTGAAAGGCCTATTAGTAAACTTACGCGCCGTGGCCCGAGAAAGGGAGAGGTTCTACCGCGTCGGGTCGACTCGGCCCACCGGCTTTGCTCTGCTGGCGGCGAGGAGGGTTGCTAATGGCAAcagagatttttttcccctctatttCAATGCCGtccattttcaagatggccTGAGACGCTTGGGCTTCGTTTGCAAACTCGACATATGCCAAACCCTGCGGAAGCGAGTTAACAATCACGTAATTGCACTTTGActtggctgccgttgactgtGATGCCGCTAGTTCaaaacggatcggacgtctatcgggGGAGGTTAAAGGTCGATACCTACGaattcgtttttaaaaaaaagtcttaccttAGGTTTTCCTGAGCGAAACGTAACTAGACGAACTTCTTTAATGGTGCCATGTTTCATGCTTATCTCTTCCAGTTGCTCCTTTGTGCAGGAAAATGGCAACCCTTGGATGAAGACTTTGTGTTTTTCCATAGTCGTATTGTACTTGAATACCTAAAGATGCAGAGAAGTTCCTAGCATGACAAAACACTACAGAAAGCAATCAATCTAACCGCctaacattgtttattttgtatGGAATATTGGGTCGGCCAGGAAAAGATTCAGTGAGAAACATTTGACTGTATTTCATAAGTACCTTGAAGTCTGGGTTCCTGCTCTTGTCGACGCAAGGCGACACAAACACAGGCCGGCCATCCACTTGCTGTCTGTCCAGTTTTAGGGCCTCGGTGACAGATTCCGAGGTTTCGAACTGCACGTAGCCGTAGCCCTTAAAAGTCCCTTTGTTGCTAGAGATGAGACGAATCTGTTTAATGGGTCCGCACGTCTCAAAGAGTGTCCTGAGCTTGGCCTCGGGCTCCTGCAGCGTGTACGACAGGTTGCTGACGAACACGCTGCTGTCATCGTTCCGAAGCTCGCTTTTATCATCGCTTTGCTTCTGATCATTGGCCTGCTGAGCTTTGCGCATTGAAGGTGTAGAACCTTTATAGCCAGGAGGAGCTTTATTCCCAATGAGTGGCATCTCAGTCTCCATGTGCTCATCTTTGCTTTGCTCTCCATTTCCTTTGTGCCGTTTAGGAGCTTGTTCTATGAACCACAAGAGAAACCGATcaagtaaagctttttcctgaATGCTCATCTCTCAGTATCATTGATGGTGCTGGACGTTCAATCCAAgatgactgggagggctggcattgACTATTCGCTGCCAGCAATGTGTTGAATGAGAGCCTTTCCCAATTTACCTGCATCGGCAATCCACTCATCCTGATCAAGCCCATGCTGTGCTTTCCTTTTCTCTGCAAATGGAGCCCTCTTCTGAAATTTCTTCTGAGTCTTCTTCTCTGCCCTGGATTTCCGTCTCTGCTCAACTTGTTCCTCCTCTTGCTGAGCCTGAATTGCTTCTTTTTCCACCACCTAACAGAAAAGATGCTCATTAAAGTGAAGAGAAAAACGACtagattttccctttttaaagatCGCGTGAAGACAATTTTAAAACTGTAAAAGCGATCGTATGACTCAGACCAAAATGGAAATTCACTATGCAGCTGCACTAGGTCTACAATGACGAAGATAGCCCTGCTATGAGAATAAAACTGCTAACTCCCATTCACATCTTATCCaaatagatgaatgaatatgCCAAGTAAAATGAACAATGTGTGACTAAATAAATGCAAGTAACTACTAAAGTCACAAGCTGCTTAGAATAAT of Stigmatopora argus isolate UIUO_Sarg chromosome 5, RoL_Sarg_1.0, whole genome shotgun sequence contains these proteins:
- the ficd gene encoding protein adenylyltransferase FICD — translated: MAVVTAWRYTSGRLFGGWGPLVCVLLVTLVALVTPPVGVEERCLGALNAIAQLRCQLWGGSQQPTGVQITGLTVPIPDFDLLPHKAKPSQEMVFEARAALQQAQEMKKYGKTEKAHKLLVHALSLNPDSVDALTELGTILEEEKDVVQADHLYTKALAISPCNKRALVSRDRTLPLVEEIDQRHFGIIDGKVRRLMSIPKGNSALRRVMEETYYHHIYHTVAIEGNTLTLSEIRHIIETRYAVPGKSLQEQNEAIGVDAAMKYINNTLLSRSGTIGVGDILEIHRRVLGYVDPVEGGRLRVNQVFVGHHIPPHPQDLQRHMQELVQWLNSDEALQLHPVEYAALAHYKLVYVHPFVDGNGRTSRLLMNLVLLQARYPPITIRKEQRAEYYAALDTANEGDVRPFIRFIAKCTEMTLDTLLISTTEHPVGLPGTRTDHTGERQTIAVHN